A window of Marinobacter salarius contains these coding sequences:
- a CDS encoding response regulator transcription factor: MLNEASSLSQFETRQGKLSAIFSREARQADSGAVPPIKALIAGDQPLFRDAMRRVIFSHPNCANVLETSCLDDVLKIIRKNDGLNLLMLDLDMPGVQGMDGLGSLHELAPNLSVIIMSSRVNRYIALQAINRGALGFIAKSASRDQVVDTIRQVLAGQVSICSGTGVIQNGEDNAVEG, encoded by the coding sequence ATGCTGAATGAAGCCAGCAGTCTCTCCCAGTTCGAGACGCGTCAGGGAAAGCTGAGCGCCATATTTAGTCGTGAGGCTCGACAGGCAGATTCTGGAGCGGTGCCTCCAATAAAGGCTCTAATTGCCGGTGATCAGCCGCTTTTTCGGGATGCCATGCGCCGCGTTATTTTTTCTCATCCCAATTGCGCAAATGTTCTGGAGACTTCTTGTCTCGACGATGTATTAAAGATCATACGCAAAAATGACGGCCTTAACCTTCTCATGCTCGATCTTGACATGCCAGGCGTGCAAGGAATGGATGGTCTGGGCAGCCTGCATGAACTCGCTCCCAACTTATCCGTAATCATTATGTCCTCTAGGGTGAATAGATACATCGCCTTGCAAGCAATTAATCGAGGAGCTTTGGGCTTCATAGCGAAATCTGCATCACGAGACCAGGTTGTCGACACGATTCGGCAGGTTCTAGCTGGACAAGTTTCCATTTGTTCTGGCACGGGAGTCATTCAGAACGGAGAGGATAATGCTGTTGAAGGGTAA